A stretch of Arachis hypogaea cultivar Tifrunner chromosome 15, arahy.Tifrunner.gnm2.J5K5, whole genome shotgun sequence DNA encodes these proteins:
- the LOC112751547 gene encoding disease resistance protein RPV1, with protein sequence MATQQASNSCSFPSLREWEFDVFINFRGPETRYGFTGYLHKAFCEKGIRTFMDAEDLISGNKILETFDRAIETSRIGIIVFSAHYADTDFLLRELVKLLECSRRKGQFILPIFYYMDPGDVRHQRGSYEKAMAVHEERFKDEVPIWRAALRDAANLSGLHYKGDEFEYEFIERTSKQVLAFLKEDTLPVVADYPVRAESQVKSSSSFSNPRQYQHHVFLNFRGCDTRYRFTGSLYKALQDNKIHTFMDDVGLHRGNDISRTLIQAIKGSRIAIIVFSQNYADSSYCLDELVKILECHESDGQFVLPVFYDIYHDHVRYHTGSYGKAMAKHEEKFKDDLSRVEKWKQALFQAANFTGFVFEGKQYEHEFIGKIVEVVSREIKRVALPVADYPAGLESQVLEVKSLLFSDGYGGVHMVGIHGNGGSGKTTVAHAIYHLISNGFESICFLENVRENSYKHGLVYLQNMLLSNVFERKNLKSTSFDQGISTIKHRLQQKRILLILDDVDKPEQLQAVAGKPDWFGLGTRVIVTTRDKCLLESHGIERIYEMENSNSESNIKASPGKDNREQLGEKSTSGDQVNGLLEPLVSEDISLERSKQASLIQAESNTEVIGCNENQADICHTHFPERIDNGKKEVPNGNREVDMAEKCFSAQLESLEEKKRELKEQIRAIKAEIAGFHSRDTVAKEKKRSV encoded by the exons ATGGCTACTCAGCAAGCTTCCAACTCTTGTTCTTTTCCTTCCTTAAGGGAGTGGGAATTCGATGTGTTCATCAACTTCAGAGGCCCTGAAACCCGCTACGGTTTCACTGGCTATCTCCACAAAGCTTTTTGTGAAAAGGGAATCCGCACCTTCATGGATGCTGAGGATCTTATTAGTGGGAATAAGATCCTGGAAACATTTGATCGGGCAATTGAAACCTCTAGGATTGGCATCATTGTGTTCTCGGCGCATTATGCTGACACCGATTTCTTGTTGAGGGAACTTGTGAAGCTATTGGAGTGCTCTCGACGTAAAGGCCAGTTTATTTTGCCGATTTTCTATTACATGGATCCCGGAGACGTGCGGCATCAGAGAGGTAGCTATGAGAAAGCAATGGCGGTGCATGAGGAGCGGTTCAAGGATGAAGTCCCAATATGGAGAGCCGCTCTGCGTGACGCAGCCAACTTATCCGGCTTGCATTACAAAGG ggatgaatttgaaTACGAATTTATTGAGAGGACTAGTAAACAGGTGTTGGCATTTCTTAAAGAGGACACGCTACCTGTTGTTGCTGATTATCCAGTCAGAGCAGAGTCCCAGGTGAAATCGTCGTCGTCGTTTTCAAATCCAAGGCAATACCAACACCATGTGTTCCTCAACTTCAGAGGATGTGATACTCGCTATCGTTTCACTGGCAGTCTTTACAAAGCTCTCCAGGACAACAAAATCCACACCTTCATGGATGATGTAGGTCTTCACAGAGGGAATGATATATCAAGAACACTTATTCAGGCAATTAAAGGCTCCAGGATTGCCATCATTGTGTTCTCCCAGAACTATGCTGATTCTTCTTACTGCTTAGATGAACTTGTCAAGATCTTGGAGTGCCATGAGTCTGATGGTCAGTTCGTATTGCCGGTTTTCTATGATATTTATCACGATCACGTCCGATATCACACAGGAAGTTATGGGAAAGCGATGGCTAAACATGAGGAGAAGTTCAAGGACGACTTATCCAGAGTCGAAAAATGGAAACAGGCTTTGTTTCAAGCAGCTAATTTTACTGGCTTTGTTTTCGAGGG GAAACAATATGAACACGAGTTTATTGGAAAGATCGTTGAAGTGGTGTCAAGGGAGATTAAACGTGTTGCTTTGCCTGTTGCTGACTATCCGGCTGGACTAGAGTCTCAAGTTTTAGAAGTAAAATCGCTTCTATTTTCTGATGGCTATGGTGGAGTCCACATGGTAGGGATTCATGGAAATGGTGGATCAGGCAAAACAACAGTAGCTCATGCAATCTATCATTTGATTTCTAACGGTTTTGAAAGTATATGTTTTCTTGAAAATGTGAGAGAAAATTCATATAAGCATGGTTTAGTGTATCTTCAAAATATGCTTCTTTCTAATGTATTCGAAAGGAAGAATCTCAAATCAACAAGTTTTGATCAAGGAATTTCAACAATAAAGCACAGGCTCCAACAAAAGAGGATCCTTTTGATTCTAGATGATGTTGACAAACCAGAGCAATTACAAGCTGTTGCTGGAAAACCTGATTGGTTTGGCCTTGGAACAAGAGTCATTGTTACCACACGGGACAAATGTTTACTAGAGAGCCATGGGATTGAAAGAATCTATGAGATGGAGAATTCAAATTCG GAGTCAAATATCAAAGCATCCCCTGGAAAGGACAACAGAGAACAACTGGGTGAAAAAAGCACCTCCGGTGATCAAGTCAATGGTTTGTTAGAACCTCTAGTTTCTGAAGATATTAGTCTTGAAAGGAGCAAACAGGCTTCTCTTATTCAAGCGGAATCAAATACAGAAGTCATAGGATGTAATGAAAATCAAGCAGACATTTGTCATACTCATTTCCCAGAAAGAATTGATAATGGTAAAAAAGAAGTGCCAAATGGAAACAGGGAAGTCGATATGGCTGAGAAGTGTTTCTCCGCTCAGTTAGAATCTTTggaggaaaagaaaagagaacttAAAGAGCAAATTCGCGCCATAAAAGCTGAGATTGCAGGTTTTCACAGCAGAGACACAGTtgctaaagagaaaaagagaagtgTTTGA
- the LOC112751549 gene encoding disease resistance protein RPV1 isoform X2, translating to MRKQWRCTRSGSRIKRQFGEPLCVTQPTSPACITKGLLCIGMIERRGALILCRDEFEYEFIERIAKQVLAIIKEDSVPVVADYPVRAESHVKALSSFSFPRQYQYHVFLSFRGCDTRYCFTGSLFKALRDNKIHTFMDDVGLHRGNDISRTLIQAIQGSRIAIIVFSENYADSTYCLDELVKILECQESDGQFILPVFYDVYHSDVRRQTGSFGAAIAKHEEKFKDDLSKVEKWKRALHRAANFTGFVFDGKKYEHELIGKIVEVVSREIKRVALHVADYPIGLESQVSEVKSLIFSDGYDGVHMVGIHGNGGSGKTTIAHAIYNLIANGFESICFLENVRENSYKHGLVYLQNMLLSNVFERKNLKSTSFDQGISTIKHWLQQKRILLILDDVDKPEQLQALAGKPDWFGRGTRVIVTTRDKYLLESHGIERIYEMENSNSESNISTASDGKDNGDQLGEKNHFPRTSQ from the exons ATGAGAAAGCAATGGCGGTGCACGAGGAGCGGTTCAAGGATAAAGCGCCAATTTGGAGAGCCGCTCTGCGTGACGCAGCCAACTTCTCCGGCTTGCATTACAAAGG GCCTTTTGTGCATTGGCATGATTGAAAGACGAGGCGCTCTTATACTgtgcagggatgaatttgaaTACGAATTTATTGAGAGGATCGCTAAACAGGTGTTGGCGATCATTAAAGAGGACAGCGTACCTGTTGTTGCTGATTATCCAGTCAGAGCAGAGTCTCATGTGAAAGCGTTGTCATCGTTTTCTTTCCCAAGGCAATACCAATACCATGTGTTTCTCAGCTTCAGAGGCTGTGATACTCGCTATTGTTTCACTGGCAGTCTCTTCAAAGCTCTCCGCGACAACAAAATCCACACCTTCATGGATGATGTAGGCCTTCACAGAGGGAATGATATATCAAGAACACTTATTCAGGCAATTCAAGGCTCCAGGATTGCCATCATTGTGTTCTCTGAGAACTATGCTGATTCTACTTACTGCTTAGATGAACTTGTCAAGATCTTAGAGTGCCAAGAGTCTGATGGCCAGTTCATTTTGCCCGTTTTCTATGATGTATATCATAGTGACGTCCGACGACAGACAGGTAGTTTTGGGGCAGCAATAGCTAAACATGAGGAGAAGTTCAAGGACGACCTGTCGAAAGTCGAAAAATGGAAGCGGGCTTTGCATCGAGCAGCTAATTTTACTGGCTTTGTTTTCGATGG GAAAAAATATGAACACGAGTTAATTGGGAAGATTGTTGAAGTGGTGTCAAGGGAGATTAAACGAGTTGCTTTACACGTTGCTGACTATCCAATTGGACTAGAGTCTCAAGTTTCAGAAGTAAAATCGCTTATATTCTCTGATGGCTATGATGGAGTCCACATGGTAGGGATTCATGGAAATGGTGGATCAGGCAAAACAACAATAGCTCATGCAATTTATAATTTGATTGCTAACGGTTTTGAAAGTATATGTTTTCTTGAAAATGTGAGAGAAAATTCATATAAGCATGGCTTAGTGTATCTTCAAAATATGCTTCTTTCTAATGTATTCGAAAGGAAGAATCTCAAATCAACAAGTTTTGATCAAGGAATTTCAACAATAAAGCACTGGCTCCAACAAAAGAGGATCCTTTTGATTCTAGATGATGTTGACAAACCAGAGCAATTACAAGCTCTTGCTGGAAAACCTGATTGGTTTGGCCGTGGAACTAGAGTCATTGTTACGACAAGGGACAAATATTTACTAGAGAGCCATGGGATTGAAAGAATCTATGAGATGGAGAACTCAAATTCG GAATCAAATATCTCTACTGCATCAGATGGAAAAGACAACGGAGATCAACTGGGTGAAAAAAATCATTTTCCAAGAACAAGTCAATGA
- the LOC112751549 gene encoding disease resistance protein RPV1 isoform X1 yields the protein MATPQAFHSSSFPSFRDSEWEFDVFLSFRGPETRYGFTGYLHKAFCEKGIRTFMDLEDLISGNKIQQTFARAIESSRIAIIVFSEHYADTDFLLRELVKLLECSQRCGQFILPIFYLVDPGDVRHQRGSYEKAMAVHEERFKDKAPIWRAALRDAANFSGLHYKGDEFEYEFIERIAKQVLAIIKEDSVPVVADYPVRAESHVKALSSFSFPRQYQYHVFLSFRGCDTRYCFTGSLFKALRDNKIHTFMDDVGLHRGNDISRTLIQAIQGSRIAIIVFSENYADSTYCLDELVKILECQESDGQFILPVFYDVYHSDVRRQTGSFGAAIAKHEEKFKDDLSKVEKWKRALHRAANFTGFVFDGKKYEHELIGKIVEVVSREIKRVALHVADYPIGLESQVSEVKSLIFSDGYDGVHMVGIHGNGGSGKTTIAHAIYNLIANGFESICFLENVRENSYKHGLVYLQNMLLSNVFERKNLKSTSFDQGISTIKHWLQQKRILLILDDVDKPEQLQALAGKPDWFGRGTRVIVTTRDKYLLESHGIERIYEMENSNSESNISTASDGKDNGDQLGEKNHFPRTSQ from the exons ATGGCTACTCCGCAAGCTTTccactcttcttcttttccttccttcAGGGACAGCGAGTGGGAATTCGATGTGTTCCTCAGCTTCAGAGGCCCTGAAACTCGCTACGGTTTCACTGGCTATCTCCACAAAGCATTTTGTGAGAAGGGAATCCGTACCTTCATGGATCTTGAGGATCTTATCAGTGGCAATAAAATCCAACAAACATTTGCTAGAGCAATTGAAAGCTCCAGGATTGCCATTATTGTGTTCTCGGAGCATTATGCTGACACCGATTTCTTGTTGAGGGAACTTGTCAAGCTCTTGGAGTGCTCTCAACGCTGTGGCCAGTTTATTTTGCCGATTTTCTATTTGGTGGATCCCGGCGACGTGCGGCATCAGAGAGGTAGTTATGAGAAAGCAATGGCGGTGCACGAGGAGCGGTTCAAGGATAAAGCGCCAATTTGGAGAGCCGCTCTGCGTGACGCAGCCAACTTCTCCGGCTTGCATTACAAAGG ggatgaatttgaaTACGAATTTATTGAGAGGATCGCTAAACAGGTGTTGGCGATCATTAAAGAGGACAGCGTACCTGTTGTTGCTGATTATCCAGTCAGAGCAGAGTCTCATGTGAAAGCGTTGTCATCGTTTTCTTTCCCAAGGCAATACCAATACCATGTGTTTCTCAGCTTCAGAGGCTGTGATACTCGCTATTGTTTCACTGGCAGTCTCTTCAAAGCTCTCCGCGACAACAAAATCCACACCTTCATGGATGATGTAGGCCTTCACAGAGGGAATGATATATCAAGAACACTTATTCAGGCAATTCAAGGCTCCAGGATTGCCATCATTGTGTTCTCTGAGAACTATGCTGATTCTACTTACTGCTTAGATGAACTTGTCAAGATCTTAGAGTGCCAAGAGTCTGATGGCCAGTTCATTTTGCCCGTTTTCTATGATGTATATCATAGTGACGTCCGACGACAGACAGGTAGTTTTGGGGCAGCAATAGCTAAACATGAGGAGAAGTTCAAGGACGACCTGTCGAAAGTCGAAAAATGGAAGCGGGCTTTGCATCGAGCAGCTAATTTTACTGGCTTTGTTTTCGATGG GAAAAAATATGAACACGAGTTAATTGGGAAGATTGTTGAAGTGGTGTCAAGGGAGATTAAACGAGTTGCTTTACACGTTGCTGACTATCCAATTGGACTAGAGTCTCAAGTTTCAGAAGTAAAATCGCTTATATTCTCTGATGGCTATGATGGAGTCCACATGGTAGGGATTCATGGAAATGGTGGATCAGGCAAAACAACAATAGCTCATGCAATTTATAATTTGATTGCTAACGGTTTTGAAAGTATATGTTTTCTTGAAAATGTGAGAGAAAATTCATATAAGCATGGCTTAGTGTATCTTCAAAATATGCTTCTTTCTAATGTATTCGAAAGGAAGAATCTCAAATCAACAAGTTTTGATCAAGGAATTTCAACAATAAAGCACTGGCTCCAACAAAAGAGGATCCTTTTGATTCTAGATGATGTTGACAAACCAGAGCAATTACAAGCTCTTGCTGGAAAACCTGATTGGTTTGGCCGTGGAACTAGAGTCATTGTTACGACAAGGGACAAATATTTACTAGAGAGCCATGGGATTGAAAGAATCTATGAGATGGAGAACTCAAATTCG GAATCAAATATCTCTACTGCATCAGATGGAAAAGACAACGGAGATCAACTGGGTGAAAAAAATCATTTTCCAAGAACAAGTCAATGA